The following are encoded in a window of Fusobacterium simiae genomic DNA:
- a CDS encoding ribonucleotide-diphosphate reductase subunit beta — protein sequence MDRKKLFNPEGDDTLNARRIIKGNSTNLFNLNNVRYQWANQLYRTMMANFWIPEKVDLTQDKNDYENLTVPEREAYDGILSFLIFLDSIQTNNIPNISDHVTAPEVNLLLAIQTFQEAIHSQSYQYIIESILPKQSRDLIYDKWRDDKILFERNSFIAKIYQDFIDEDSDENFAKVIIANYLLESLYFYNGFNFFYLLASRNKMVGTSDIIRLINRDELSHVVLFRSMVKEIKNDFPDFFSAETVYSMFKTAVEQEINWTEHIIGNRVLGITSQTTEAYTKWLANERLKSLGLEPLFSGFNKNPYKHLERFADTKGEGNVKSNFFEGTVTSYNMSSSIDGWEDF from the coding sequence GTGGATAGAAAGAAATTATTTAATCCAGAAGGTGATGATACATTAAATGCAAGAAGAATAATAAAGGGTAACTCAACTAACCTTTTTAACTTAAATAATGTTAGATATCAATGGGCAAATCAATTATATAGAACTATGATGGCAAATTTCTGGATACCAGAAAAAGTTGATTTGACACAAGATAAAAATGACTATGAAAATCTAACTGTACCTGAAAGAGAAGCCTATGATGGAATATTATCTTTTTTGATTTTCTTAGATAGTATACAAACTAATAATATTCCTAATATTTCAGACCATGTAACAGCACCAGAAGTGAATTTATTATTGGCTATACAAACTTTCCAAGAAGCTATACATTCTCAATCTTATCAATATATAATAGAGTCTATACTTCCTAAACAAAGTAGAGATTTAATCTATGATAAATGGAGAGATGATAAGATATTATTTGAAAGAAATAGCTTTATTGCAAAGATATATCAAGATTTTATAGATGAAGACTCTGATGAAAATTTTGCTAAGGTTATAATAGCAAATTATTTACTAGAATCATTGTACTTCTATAATGGTTTTAACTTCTTCTATCTTCTTGCAAGTAGAAATAAGATGGTAGGAACTTCTGATATTATTAGACTTATCAATAGAGATGAGCTATCACATGTTGTACTTTTCAGAAGTATGGTTAAGGAAATAAAAAATGATTTCCCTGATTTCTTCTCAGCTGAAACAGTATATTCTATGTTTAAAACTGCTGTGGAACAAGAAATTAATTGGACAGAACATATAATAGGAAATAGAGTATTGGGAATAACATCTCAAACAACAGAAGCCTATACAAAATGGCTTGCTAATGAAAGACTAAAATCATTAGGTTTGGAACCTTTATTCTCTGGTTTTAATAAAAATCCATATAAACATTTAGAAAGATTTGCTGACACTAAGGGTGAAGGTAATGTTAAATCTAATTTCTTTGAAGGAACAGTTACTAGCTACAATATGAGTTCTTCTATTGATGGTTGGGAGGATTTTTAA